The Nostoc sp. 'Lobaria pulmonaria (5183) cyanobiont' genome window below encodes:
- a CDS encoding STAS domain-containing protein, which translates to MSLNVKILELSGILDGIRGNELRREVSGILANGADILLLDMKEVKFIDSSGLGALVSAMQMARTANRKLFVCSISDQVRMLFELTKMDRIFQTFADQDEFNRQVLATQ; encoded by the coding sequence ATGAGTTTGAATGTAAAAATACTAGAATTATCTGGAATTTTAGACGGTATTAGAGGTAACGAACTACGTCGCGAAGTTAGCGGTATTCTGGCAAACGGAGCCGATATTTTGTTGCTTGATATGAAAGAAGTAAAGTTTATTGATAGCTCTGGTTTAGGTGCTTTAGTATCAGCAATGCAAATGGCACGAACTGCTAATCGTAAATTGTTTGTTTGTTCGATCAGCGATCAAGTCAGGATGTTATTTGAACTAACTAAAATGGATAGAATTTTTCAAACATTTGCCGATCAAGATGAATTCAATCGTCAAGTATTGGCAACACAATAA
- a CDS encoding PIG-L deacetylase family protein has product MNTYSDSNNFGQRTVLTIYAHADDEVLPAAGTLSLMSKAGWNVRCLILTDGGLSSSPVKGTRHQEADAAGKIIGATYEFHALEECNFSTQAVIKVTEEALGRWQPDLIITHAPQPEKYGHRDHEVCAIAVSNVATRKNIPLWYSAPPVFLRGFEPNFFVDITSVIEEKVAAIGCYESELNKAFMQLDAILVLSRFWARELGQKDGYFEAFEISRQWVDASFFTAIANNSNQQVVKQS; this is encoded by the coding sequence ATGAACACTTATTCGGACTCAAACAACTTTGGTCAGCGAACTGTCTTAACAATCTATGCTCATGCTGATGATGAAGTTCTACCTGCTGCTGGTACTCTCAGTCTGATGTCCAAAGCAGGATGGAATGTTCGTTGCTTAATTTTGACTGATGGTGGTCTTTCTAGTTCGCCTGTTAAAGGTACACGTCATCAAGAAGCAGATGCAGCTGGTAAAATCATCGGTGCAACTTACGAGTTTCATGCACTTGAGGAGTGCAATTTTTCAACACAAGCAGTGATTAAAGTTACTGAAGAAGCTCTTGGACGTTGGCAACCGGATCTGATTATTACTCACGCACCACAGCCTGAAAAATATGGACATAGAGATCATGAAGTCTGTGCGATCGCAGTTTCTAATGTTGCTACCCGCAAGAATATACCCTTGTGGTATTCAGCCCCGCCTGTTTTTTTGCGCGGTTTTGAACCCAACTTTTTTGTGGATATCACCTCTGTAATTGAGGAAAAAGTTGCAGCTATCGGTTGTTATGAATCAGAATTAAATAAAGCATTTATGCAACTCGATGCCATACTTGTTCTGTCTCGCTTTTGGGCACGAGAGTTAGGTCAGAAAGATGGCTATTTTGAAGCTTTTGAAATTTCTCGGCAATGGGTTGATGCTAGCTTTTTTACTGCAATAGCAAATAATAGTAATCAGCAAGTAGTAAAACAAAGCTAA
- a CDS encoding glycosyltransferase, whose protein sequence is MTSVSLTNFSGNSRSLLKKRTLLFRYLAEINLIFGIWYLQWRVTHSINFDALWISIPLLIAEIYSYFGGVMFVIGLWRPLVRQIKSLDQMTPPLPRSDWPTVDVFVTCYNEPTEIVEETAKAALTIDYPPTKLRVYVLDDGNSADMRAMTERLCIEDLQSAQLQLEAERIDAEHSGLLERLKQLENLTPNTQAAEQWLQTSSELVVNQPAAGFVQSLRSLILWLPPTHQSIRDRLITERKALEEAIHKKELELVELARFRYIARPKTPGVAHHAKAGNINYAIFSGETSGNFIVTLDADHIPKRNFLKRVLPYFYTYNLSTGKYDQNQIAFVQTRQDFYNIPPGDPFGHRANLFYGPLQQGKDGMNAAFYTGTNAILRREALVSVGLQNFADEFAKDEKRLDEFDLVGGVSSNSITEDMNTAMRLHSAGWKSIYHNELLAEGLAPDDLSSTLKQRLRWAQGTIQVLVRENPLTKSGLTFWQRLQYFKTMYSYFSGFATLVFISCPIIYFFTDIVPVKTYGPDFAVHFFPAFIINRLTFLAATWGIPAREVWRSEQYAIALFPLLIQAVWSVFTGQKLNFQVTPKQRQSGIYLRLVWPQLVVFILTILGMLWSLYQFAIGHLNNPQVHLLNGAWAIYNLLLLWAIIRASVWQPPKEA, encoded by the coding sequence ATGACTTCAGTTTCTCTGACAAACTTTTCTGGTAACAGCCGCTCATTACTCAAAAAAAGAACGCTGTTATTTCGCTACCTGGCAGAAATCAATTTAATTTTTGGTATCTGGTATTTGCAATGGCGCGTCACCCATTCCATCAATTTTGATGCCCTCTGGATCTCGATTCCTTTGCTGATAGCAGAGATTTACAGCTATTTCGGTGGCGTAATGTTTGTAATTGGGTTGTGGCGACCTTTAGTCAGACAAATTAAGTCTCTCGACCAGATGACCCCACCTCTACCCAGATCAGACTGGCCAACAGTGGATGTGTTTGTCACTTGCTACAACGAGCCGACAGAAATTGTCGAAGAAACTGCCAAAGCTGCTCTAACAATCGATTACCCGCCAACAAAGTTACGCGTTTATGTGCTGGATGACGGGAACTCGGCTGATATGCGAGCGATGACAGAAAGATTGTGTATTGAAGATTTGCAGTCAGCACAATTACAGCTAGAAGCGGAACGGATTGATGCAGAACATTCTGGTTTGTTAGAGCGCTTGAAGCAACTGGAAAATCTAACGCCTAATACTCAAGCTGCCGAACAATGGCTGCAAACATCATCAGAATTAGTGGTGAATCAACCTGCGGCTGGATTTGTGCAAAGTTTGCGATCGCTGATTCTTTGGCTACCTCCGACTCATCAAAGTATTCGCGATCGCCTAATTACTGAACGGAAAGCTTTAGAAGAAGCTATTCACAAAAAAGAACTAGAACTAGTTGAACTCGCTCGTTTTCGCTACATTGCTCGTCCGAAGACGCCTGGTGTGGCACATCATGCCAAAGCAGGCAACATCAATTATGCAATTTTTTCTGGAGAAACGTCAGGAAATTTTATTGTTACTCTAGATGCTGACCACATTCCCAAGCGAAATTTTCTCAAGCGAGTTCTGCCTTATTTCTACACCTATAATCTTTCAACCGGAAAATACGACCAGAATCAAATTGCTTTTGTACAGACCCGCCAGGATTTTTACAATATTCCTCCAGGCGATCCTTTTGGACATCGAGCAAATTTGTTTTATGGGCCACTTCAACAAGGTAAAGATGGCATGAATGCTGCCTTCTATACGGGCACAAATGCGATTCTCAGACGTGAAGCATTAGTTAGTGTAGGACTGCAAAATTTTGCTGATGAATTTGCCAAAGATGAAAAACGTTTAGATGAATTTGATTTAGTTGGTGGGGTATCCAGTAATAGCATTACGGAAGATATGAATACAGCCATGCGTCTGCATAGTGCTGGCTGGAAATCTATTTATCACAATGAACTTTTGGCAGAAGGTTTAGCGCCAGACGATCTAAGTTCTACTCTTAAACAGCGGCTACGCTGGGCACAAGGAACTATCCAAGTGCTAGTGAGGGAAAATCCACTGACAAAATCAGGGCTAACCTTTTGGCAAAGGTTGCAATATTTCAAGACGATGTATAGTTATTTCTCTGGTTTTGCAACTCTGGTTTTTATTTCTTGTCCAATTATTTATTTTTTTACGGACATTGTTCCAGTCAAAACCTACGGCCCTGACTTTGCCGTACACTTTTTCCCAGCTTTTATTATTAACCGTCTGACTTTCCTTGCAGCTACTTGGGGCATTCCAGCTAGAGAAGTATGGCGCTCGGAACAATATGCGATCGCTTTATTCCCCTTATTAATCCAAGCCGTATGGAGTGTGTTTACAGGACAAAAACTCAATTTTCAAGTTACACCTAAGCAACGGCAATCCGGGATTTATCTCCGGCTTGTTTGGCCGCAGTTGGTTGTTTTTATCCTTACCATCTTGGGGATGTTATGGAGCCTTTACCAATTTGCAATTGGCCATTTAAATAATCCTCAGGTTCACCTGCTTAATGGTGCATGGGCTATCTATAATTTATTACTTTTGTGGGCTATCATCCGCGCATCTGTTTGGCAGCCCCCAAAAGAAGCTTAA
- a CDS encoding DUF3131 domain-containing protein, translated as MIYKLPQQKLLRWIALFLIGTFLQFLFYIPTPVLSQNSNSCSNITTPLTSEEQTYARAAWQYFVKNYQPATGFTNSTGGYPSGTLWDMGNYLMALNAARWLNLTDQTDFDSRLNKFLTTLNSLKLFEDALPNKVYNAATAQMVDYGNNPLEQGIGWSALDVGRILAAFDVIRTCHPQYNNWLKGIVAKWQVARSLKDGQLFGATVLPDKKTLLVQEGRLGYEEYGARGYQLWGFSAPKAIALEPFKLVEINGVQIPVDSRDFQSTNANNYVVSESYILDGIEFGLQGELADFAARVLDVQKRRFDTTGQLTAVTEDNIDQVPYFLYNTVYANGANWATITDANQPYPQFRSISTKAAFGWRYLFPDNAYAQKVFDAVKDLRSPDDSGYYAGIYEESKQPNKALTGNTNGLILEILYYKGRGNHPLIASTSASVSTGKPSENASPATPSNQPNSTGNPSENASPATPANQPNSTGNPSENASLATPANLPNSTVKTAIATPADISKPTEVAVTPIPPVDSPQPSSNLKLDRPLTPIERRYAEAAWRYFQANYHSKSGLIDDRSDFKGATLWGLGDYLAALHAARSLDIITPKEFDQRTRHLLAALTKLPLFAGELPSRGYDTRTLQPVDYGGNPVPQGNGWSALDLGRMLAALYNLKSCHREYTAAVDKIVLDWSYLRVVREGILSSATVTKEQDGRSLTRVNPETRLGYEEYAARAFQLWGFNLDRSAVGGEYQTASVEGLKVPIQRHRTDTNSKNQYTVSNPFVLYALEFGLDPQMRSLFEPIFQAQAERYRRTGIFTASATTLIDRKPYTLHSTITGQGKSWLALGDDGKPVPKGRLVSTAVAFAYNALLPENKYSQQLLQGTTDLYNPLVGFYEGFYETTGKTAVGFTSSTNSMILQSLLYNLTNRQPLIRPITTMNSLWWQTVTKGDSGRGLPNSATQQTKLTSDSSGSYWVSDSENTHLVTGIK; from the coding sequence ATGATATACAAACTCCCTCAACAAAAGCTGTTGAGATGGATTGCATTGTTCCTAATTGGAACATTTCTGCAATTTTTGTTTTACATCCCGACACCAGTCTTATCTCAAAATTCCAATAGCTGTAGCAATATTACAACCCCGCTCACATCTGAAGAACAAACTTATGCTCGTGCTGCTTGGCAGTATTTTGTCAAAAATTATCAGCCAGCAACGGGATTTACCAATTCTACTGGGGGTTATCCTTCAGGTACACTCTGGGATATGGGTAACTACCTGATGGCATTGAATGCTGCACGATGGTTGAATCTTACCGATCAAACAGACTTTGATTCCCGCCTCAATAAGTTTTTGACGACTCTCAACAGCCTGAAGTTATTTGAAGATGCTTTGCCCAATAAAGTCTATAACGCAGCCACGGCACAGATGGTTGATTATGGCAACAATCCACTAGAGCAGGGTATTGGTTGGTCTGCTTTGGATGTTGGGCGAATACTGGCTGCGTTTGATGTCATCCGTACCTGTCATCCTCAATATAATAATTGGCTCAAAGGAATTGTAGCGAAGTGGCAGGTGGCGCGATCGCTCAAAGATGGACAACTTTTTGGCGCTACTGTTCTCCCTGACAAGAAAACCTTACTAGTGCAAGAAGGACGACTCGGCTACGAAGAATACGGCGCTAGGGGTTATCAACTTTGGGGTTTCTCAGCACCCAAGGCTATTGCTTTAGAACCGTTTAAGTTAGTTGAAATTAATGGTGTGCAAATTCCTGTTGATAGCCGTGACTTTCAAAGCACCAACGCTAATAATTATGTTGTGAGTGAGTCTTATATCCTTGATGGAATTGAATTTGGCTTGCAAGGAGAATTGGCTGATTTTGCTGCTAGGGTTTTAGATGTGCAAAAACGGCGTTTTGATACCACAGGTCAGTTAACTGCGGTAACAGAAGATAATATCGACCAAGTACCTTATTTTCTCTACAACACCGTTTACGCCAACGGTGCAAATTGGGCAACTATTACCGATGCTAATCAGCCTTACCCACAGTTTCGCAGCATCAGCACAAAAGCTGCTTTTGGTTGGCGCTATCTGTTTCCAGATAATGCTTATGCCCAAAAAGTTTTTGATGCAGTCAAGGATCTCCGCAGTCCTGATGATAGCGGTTACTATGCTGGGATCTATGAAGAATCAAAACAACCCAATAAAGCTTTGACGGGTAATACTAATGGGTTAATTTTGGAGATTTTATACTACAAAGGTAGGGGAAATCACCCTTTAATTGCTTCTACTTCTGCAAGTGTATCTACTGGCAAGCCGAGTGAAAATGCTTCTCCAGCAACACCCTCAAATCAACCGAATTCTACTGGTAATCCCAGTGAAAATGCCTCTCCAGCAACACCTGCCAATCAACCGAATTCTACTGGCAACCCCAGTGAAAATGCCTCTCTAGCAACACCTGCAAATCTACCGAATTCTACTGTTAAGACTGCGATCGCAACCCCTGCTGATATTTCTAAACCTACAGAAGTAGCTGTTACACCTATTCCACCCGTGGATAGTCCCCAGCCATCATCTAACCTGAAACTAGATCGACCACTGACGCCTATTGAACGGCGCTATGCAGAGGCGGCTTGGCGATACTTTCAAGCAAATTACCACTCCAAAAGTGGGCTGATAGACGATCGCAGTGATTTCAAAGGTGCAACCTTGTGGGGATTGGGAGATTATCTCGCAGCACTCCACGCAGCGCGATCGCTCGATATAATTACCCCCAAAGAATTTGACCAGCGCACCCGCCATCTCTTAGCAGCCTTGACAAAGTTACCGTTATTTGCTGGGGAATTGCCGAGTCGGGGTTATGATACCAGAACTCTCCAACCAGTCGATTATGGTGGAAATCCAGTTCCACAAGGAAACGGTTGGTCAGCTTTAGATTTAGGTAGAATGCTGGCAGCGCTATACAACTTAAAAAGCTGTCATCGAGAATACACGGCTGCTGTAGATAAAATTGTGCTGGATTGGTCATACTTGCGTGTGGTGCGCGAAGGTATTCTCTCCAGTGCCACCGTTACCAAAGAGCAAGATGGGCGATCGCTCACCCGCGTTAACCCAGAAACCCGCTTGGGTTATGAGGAATATGCAGCTCGTGCTTTTCAATTATGGGGATTTAATCTCGATCGTTCTGCTGTTGGGGGTGAATATCAAACTGCCTCAGTGGAGGGATTGAAAGTCCCAATTCAACGCCATCGCACAGATACTAATTCCAAAAACCAATACACAGTTAGCAATCCTTTTGTACTCTATGCATTGGAGTTTGGATTAGATCCACAAATGCGATCGCTCTTTGAACCAATTTTTCAAGCACAAGCTGAACGTTACCGTCGCACTGGCATCTTCACAGCCTCAGCCACCACCTTGATCGATCGTAAACCTTACACTCTCCACAGTACAATTACTGGACAAGGGAAGTCTTGGTTAGCTTTAGGAGATGACGGTAAACCTGTACCAAAGGGGCGATTGGTAAGTACAGCAGTAGCTTTTGCCTATAATGCCCTGCTTCCAGAAAATAAGTATAGTCAACAGTTACTGCAAGGAACCACTGACTTATATAATCCATTAGTTGGATTTTATGAGGGCTTCTATGAAACCACAGGCAAAACAGCAGTTGGTTTTACCAGCAGCACCAACAGTATGATTTTGCAATCCTTGCTATACAATTTGACAAATCGACAACCTTTAATTCGTCCGATTACCACTATGAACTCTCTTTGGTGGCAGACAGTTACTAAGGGAGATTCTGGGCGAGGTCTACCAAACAGCGCCACACAACAAACCAAGTTAACTTCTGATAGTTCTGGAAGTTACTGGGTTTCAGATAGTGAAAATACTCACCTAGTAACTGGCATAAAATAA
- a CDS encoding S-layer homology domain-containing protein, producing MRQLSITLSLMALLQTLPAIAQVPESTSGIPADSIQQVTAVKWMTNFPDGKFYPERLVSRAELASIMVKAFRLDKREAVTKENLTIPDVPRSYWAFNDIQIVLKTDIMKGYRGNEFFPNQKVTRAEALAIFAQAYGVFQFPDAAVNEILASHPDEKSIPAWARKAIATVATEGFLNTDAQGNISPLKPVTRGDMAYVLSKYLQRQQQQPETPEVPMIPNSPQSP from the coding sequence ATGCGTCAGCTTTCAATTACTCTATCTTTAATGGCACTACTACAAACCTTGCCAGCAATTGCTCAAGTACCAGAATCTACTTCTGGAATACCAGCTGATTCCATTCAACAGGTAACTGCTGTCAAATGGATGACAAACTTTCCCGATGGCAAATTTTATCCTGAAAGGTTAGTGAGTCGGGCAGAATTAGCCTCGATTATGGTAAAAGCATTTCGCTTAGATAAAAGAGAAGCTGTTACCAAAGAAAATTTAACTATTCCAGATGTTCCTCGTTCTTATTGGGCATTTAATGATATACAGATAGTCCTAAAAACTGACATCATGAAAGGCTATCGGGGCAATGAATTTTTCCCTAACCAAAAGGTGACAAGGGCAGAAGCTCTGGCTATTTTCGCCCAGGCTTATGGTGTATTTCAGTTTCCTGATGCTGCTGTGAATGAGATTCTGGCTTCACATCCAGATGAAAAATCTATCCCAGCTTGGGCTAGAAAAGCGATCGCTACAGTAGCTACTGAGGGATTTCTGAATACAGATGCTCAAGGCAATATTTCTCCATTAAAACCCGTAACCCGTGGGGATATGGCTTATGTATTGAGTAAATATTTGCAACGACAACAGCAACAACCCGAAACACCAGAAGTTCCGATGATTCCAAATAGCCCACAATCACCTTAG
- the rpiA gene encoding ribose-5-phosphate isomerase RpiA, which yields MTAAADPVKLMKQEVGKAAAALVKSGSIVGLGTGSTTAYTIQFLGDRLKSGELKDIIGIPTSFQSEVLAKQYGVPLATLDAIDHIDIAIDGADEVDPQKNLIKGGGAAHTREKVVDYLAEQFIVVVDSGKLVERLGSSFAVPVEVIPMAITPVTNAIKKLGGKPELRMGVKKAGPVITDQGNFVLDVRFDSIEDPVSLEKTLNNIPGVLENGIFVNCVDLVLIGEVKDGQPLVRQL from the coding sequence ATGACAGCAGCAGCAGATCCCGTAAAGTTGATGAAGCAAGAAGTTGGCAAAGCCGCCGCCGCCCTAGTCAAGTCGGGTTCCATTGTCGGGTTGGGTACGGGGTCAACTACAGCATATACGATTCAGTTTTTGGGCGATCGCCTCAAGTCTGGCGAACTCAAAGATATCATTGGTATACCTACCTCGTTTCAGTCAGAAGTGCTGGCGAAGCAGTACGGTGTCCCTCTCGCCACCTTAGATGCTATTGACCACATTGATATTGCCATTGATGGCGCAGATGAAGTCGATCCGCAGAAGAATTTGATTAAAGGTGGTGGTGCAGCACATACCCGCGAAAAAGTCGTAGATTACTTAGCAGAACAGTTCATCGTCGTGGTAGATAGTGGCAAGTTAGTAGAACGCTTAGGTTCAAGTTTCGCTGTGCCTGTGGAAGTGATTCCAATGGCAATTACTCCTGTAACCAATGCCATCAAAAAACTCGGTGGCAAACCAGAACTCCGCATGGGTGTAAAAAAAGCTGGCCCAGTAATCACAGACCAAGGTAACTTTGTCTTAGATGTCAGATTTGACTCTATTGAAGATCCAGTCAGCCTAGAAAAGACATTGAATAACATTCCCGGCGTTCTGGAAAATGGTATTTTCGTTAACTGTGTCGATTTAGTTTTGATTGGTGAAGTCAAAGATGGTCAGCCATTAGTGCGGCAACTGTAA